In Vibrio diazotrophicus, the following proteins share a genomic window:
- a CDS encoding putative bifunctional diguanylate cyclase/phosphodiesterase yields MKLNHRILLLIAPVIILSSAVSGYLIYDSQKDALVKRMDSYLQLDMEKLASHFRQTKSLVSSYTFTLANSDIIRHYFSHSNNPYRELELAENIEKTFNVMKSNERDSVALSILDGDNNILYFADNSEDPFSKIDPTVFKFVKKRFNQTLKTSDISYTENSSGDGVLVRYDVLDTRTLGTPLSYNRDRIFFIVVYVVLDEFNALRNKLEFDNQSPIFFSKRPQSFSEGLTQTVELQPGMFATLSPAPMLMRNKLNDIRQNLVAAFGGSALFSLILLLSLLYRHVINPISRLDKQLQEVESKQRNNIEKLSTKDEIGRLSSRFYDMYKELDNSYQETKTLAEFDHLTKLCNRYQFQIQAQTTLRESPINSHVQVLYIDLDNFKYVNDKYGHQVGDSLLISFASHVRALSEEFNLNQHVYSLAARLSGDEFAILTCAPSRLSDFAAEFSHRLLQPIQEHHDSPLGRFPITASVGIATYPEDGIDIESLLINADTAMYQAKSAGKNQIAHYSKQLDQQVQRRNAIERALRLENFDKEFSLVYQPYYSCSNMEIAGFEVLLRWDSEQLGEVSPTEFIPIAEQTGLFGKIDRWVITHAFKEFSSLSATFDYPIHISINLSSAELNSVDLADYIREQANTYKIRPHWIDFEITETFAADSKAIPLLYDLVEQGYSLTIDDFGSGYTSIVQLVQYPIKRIKFDQGFLETIIDKGKQSVLEPLIQLCHSQMMKVTAEGIESREMQQWLTRYNCDYMQGFFLAPPMSLREIQYWNNDNTEVSYEECNYRFS; encoded by the coding sequence ATGAAGCTAAACCATAGAATTCTTTTACTGATCGCTCCGGTCATCATCCTCAGCTCTGCCGTGTCAGGTTATCTCATTTACGATAGCCAGAAAGACGCACTCGTTAAACGCATGGATAGCTATCTGCAGCTTGATATGGAAAAGCTCGCTAGCCATTTTCGACAAACCAAATCTCTGGTTAGCAGTTACACCTTTACGCTCGCCAATAGCGACATTATTCGCCACTATTTTTCTCACAGTAACAATCCATACCGAGAGTTAGAACTGGCTGAAAATATTGAAAAAACATTCAACGTCATGAAGTCCAATGAAAGAGATTCGGTTGCTCTTTCCATCTTAGATGGCGACAATAACATTCTCTATTTTGCCGACAATAGTGAAGACCCATTCAGCAAAATCGACCCAACCGTTTTTAAGTTTGTGAAAAAGCGCTTCAACCAAACCTTAAAAACCTCAGACATCAGTTATACCGAGAACTCAAGCGGAGACGGAGTGTTAGTCCGTTATGATGTCTTAGACACCCGTACCCTTGGAACACCGTTAAGTTACAACCGAGACCGAATATTCTTTATCGTCGTTTACGTGGTTCTTGATGAGTTTAACGCGCTGCGTAATAAACTAGAGTTTGATAACCAGAGCCCCATTTTCTTTAGTAAAAGACCTCAATCATTCTCAGAAGGATTAACCCAGACTGTTGAACTTCAACCTGGCATGTTCGCAACACTTTCTCCAGCACCAATGCTAATGCGAAATAAGCTCAATGATATTAGACAAAACCTAGTCGCTGCTTTTGGTGGTTCTGCATTGTTTAGTTTGATTTTGTTATTATCGTTGCTTTACAGGCATGTAATAAACCCCATTTCTCGCTTAGATAAGCAGTTGCAAGAAGTCGAAAGCAAGCAAAGAAATAATATAGAAAAACTCTCTACTAAAGATGAAATTGGACGGTTATCTTCGCGTTTTTACGATATGTATAAAGAGCTCGACAACTCCTATCAAGAAACAAAAACACTGGCTGAGTTTGACCATTTAACTAAGTTGTGTAATCGCTACCAGTTCCAAATTCAGGCACAGACAACATTAAGAGAGTCCCCGATTAACAGCCATGTCCAAGTGCTCTATATCGATTTAGACAACTTCAAGTACGTCAACGATAAGTACGGTCATCAAGTAGGCGATTCCTTGCTGATCAGTTTTGCCAGCCATGTGCGTGCACTTTCTGAAGAGTTTAATCTCAATCAACATGTTTACAGCCTTGCTGCTCGATTATCTGGGGATGAGTTCGCTATTCTGACTTGTGCGCCAAGCCGTTTGTCTGATTTTGCCGCTGAGTTTTCTCATCGTCTGTTACAACCAATTCAAGAGCATCATGATTCACCTCTAGGCCGATTCCCAATCACCGCGAGTGTAGGTATTGCCACTTATCCAGAGGATGGTATCGACATAGAAAGCCTGCTGATCAATGCCGATACCGCTATGTATCAAGCAAAGAGTGCGGGTAAAAACCAAATTGCTCATTATTCCAAACAACTTGATCAACAAGTTCAACGCAGAAATGCTATTGAACGCGCATTGCGTCTGGAGAATTTCGATAAAGAATTCTCGCTGGTTTACCAACCTTATTACTCATGCAGCAATATGGAAATCGCAGGATTCGAAGTGCTGCTAAGATGGGACTCAGAACAGCTCGGCGAAGTCTCTCCCACCGAATTTATTCCAATTGCAGAGCAAACAGGATTATTTGGAAAAATTGACCGATGGGTGATTACTCACGCGTTTAAAGAGTTTTCGTCACTGTCAGCAACGTTTGACTACCCAATCCATATTTCAATCAACCTCTCTTCCGCGGAACTAAACTCGGTTGATTTAGCGGATTACATTCGCGAACAGGCGAACACATACAAAATTCGCCCTCACTGGATAGATTTTGAAATAACCGAAACTTTCGCCGCCGATTCTAAAGCAATACCACTGCTGTATGATTTGGTTGAACAAGGCTACAGCCTGACCATTGATGACTTTGGTTCTGGTTATACTTCGATTGTTCAGCTCGTTCAGTATCCAATTAAGCGCATTAAGTTCGATCAAGGCTTTCTGGAAACCATCATCGATAAAGGTAAGCAGTCGGTGCTTGAGCCTCTAATCCAACTCTGTCATTCTCAGATGATGAAAGTAACGGCAGAGGGTATCGAGAGCCGAGAAATGCAACAGTGGTTAACTCGTTACAACTGTGACTACATGCAAGGCTTCTTTTTAGCTCCCCCCATGTCATTACGTGAGATCCAATACTGGAACAATGACAACACAGAAGTAAGTTATGAAGAATGTAATTATCGCTTCTCTTAA